The genomic interval TCATGGCCCGCAGGCTGTTACCAGCGGCCATCGTCGCGCCGCTGCTCGTCTGGGGGGTGAAGCTCTTCAGCGAGCGCATGGGCTTGAAAGGGGCACCGTTCAGCACGTCCATCTTCGCGCTCCTCACCGTGGCCGCGTTCCTGGGCATCCTGGTCCGCAGCGCGAATGCGCTGTCCCGGATGGACCTGCGTCAACGTGAGGTGGAGCAATCCCTGCGGGTCTCGGAGGCTCGCTTCTCCAGCATCGTCAACAACGCGGCGGATGCCATCCTCACCATCGACGAGCAGAAGCGAATCACCCTGTTCAACGCGAGCGCGGAGCGAATCTTCGGCTACTCCGCGAACGAGGCCTTGGGGCGGCCCCTGGGCTTGTTCATCCAGGAGCCTCGTGTGCTGCTGGAGGTGACGGCGGGGAGCCGGGGACGTGTCGGAGAGGAACGGCGCAGGTTGGCGGGACGCCGCAAGAATGGAGAGGTCTTCCCCGCGGAAGCCACGCTCGGCGACGTTCGCGTGGATGGGATGCGACAGCAGGCGGTCATCCTGCGCGACATCAGCGCCAGGGTGCGAGCCGAGGAGGCCCGGAGGAATCGGGAGGAGCTCTTTCGCACGGCGTTCGAGCACACGCCCATTGGGAGCAGTCTCGTTGCCATTGATGGGCACCTGCTCATGGTCAATGACGCGCTCTGCGCGATGGTGGGGTATTCACGAGAGGAGCTGCTCGCGAGGACCTTCCAGGACATCACCCATCCCGAAGACCTGGAGATGGACCTGGGATTCGTGAAACGACTCCTCGATGGGGAGCTGGACACGTACCAGTTGGAGAAGCGCTACATCCACAAGCAAGGCCACACCGTCGACGTGTTGTTGACGGCGTCACTCGTTCGCGACTCGAGGGGGAAGCCGCTCCACTTCATCTCGCAGATTCAAGACATCTCGGAGCGGAAGCGGCTGGAGTTGGACTTGCAGTTGCTTGCCGAGGCGGGGCCCAGGCTCGCGAGTTCGCTCGACCCCACGACGACGTTGTCGACGGTGTCACGCTTGCTTGTGCCGACGCTCTCGGACTTCTGCATCCTCACGATGCTTGACGAGTCCGGGCAGGCGCTGCGGCGGGAGTGCCTGGCGTCGACGCCGGAGAAGACGCGGCTGTTGGAGGCGCTGTTCGAGGCGTATCCCCATGCGCCGTTCCGGCGGGGGCATCTTCTCGCGGAGGTGTTCCAGACGGGTCACTCGCTCCTGCTGAACGAGGTGCCGTTGAAGTTATTGGAGTCCTCGGCGGAGGACGCGCGGCATCTGGAGATGATGCTGCGGCTTGCCCCCCTGTCGATGATTGTCGTGCCGCTGAGCGCGCGGGGACACACGGTGGGGGTTGTTGCCCTGGGCATGTCCGAGTCCGGGCGCCGCTATGGGCCTCGGGACCTGGCCTTGGTCGAGGAGGTGGCCCGGCGCGCGGCGTTGGCCATCGATAATTCGACGCTGCATTCCCAGTCCGAGCAGGCCACGCACCTGCGTGACGAGGTGCTGAGAATCGTGGCGCACGACCTGAGGTCCCCCCTCAACGTCATCGCGTTGAGCACGGGGACGATGATGAAGCGGACGCCCGAGGAGCGGGCCGCGGACTCGAGGCCGCTGGTGTCCATCCAGAAGGCGGTGGGGCGAGCCACGGCGCTCATCCAAGATTTGATGGATGTGGCGCGGATGCAGGGAGGGAAGCTCAATGTCGAGCGCCGGCCGGAGCCCACCGAGGCGCTCCTGCAGGACGCGCTGGAGTTGCATCGGGCGTTGGCCGATGCGCGGTCCATTCATCTCCGTTTGGAAATAGCGCCTGGGGTGCCGGCGGTCTTCGTCGACAAGGACCGGGTGTTGCAGCTGTTCTCGAACCTGCTTGGGAATGCGCTCAAGTTCACGCCGATGGGAGGGCTGGTGACGCTGAGGGCGGAGCCCTGGAGGGGCATGGTTCGGTGCGCGGTGAGCGATACGGGCCCGGGGATTCCGGCGGAGAACATGCCCCACCTCTTCGAGCCCTTCTGGCAGGCCGAAAGCCGGAGCAAGGAAGGCGCTGGCCTGGGACTCACCATCGTCAAGGGCATCACGGATGCCCACGGAGGCCAGGTCTGGGTGGAGAGTCGCCCGGGCCTCGGAACGACGTTCTACGTGGCGCTGCCCGTCGCGAGAGAGGCGGCAAGCACCCTCGACTGGCATGTGTGAACGGGTGGCTCCGCGCGGAACTGCTCACGCCTGATGGTCAGGCAATGGCACCAACCACTTCTCCACGGCGGCTTCGGAGGGAGCAAGTGTCAGCAAGAAACCCAGCAGTATGCCCTGCACCTCGGCAATCGCCGAAGCCAGTTTCGCAGGCGCGACGTCCGCCACATCCTCGAACTCACTCGCCAGATGGATGGCATGCCGGAGTTCCGGATGGGCCTTCAATGTGGCCAGGCGTGACAAGAGGGCCGGCCCAAAAAGTTGGTGGCACGCATAGGTAGGAGTCACGGCCCCCTGCGCCAGGGCGTGACACAAGCCCAGGGCAGCAATGGCCACCAGTCGCTGGGAATCAATGAGACCTTCCGCTCGCAGCCAGAGGCTCTCGTGTGATGCCAGGCGATGCGGCATGGATTCGCTCATGAATTACTCCACCCTGGTTTGACCTTGAAATTGAAGACCTTGCCCGACGCACTCTCAAAGTAGTGGAGTGACACCTTGTCGGGCCCCACCCAGCCATCTCGATAAACCTTGGTCCATTCGCCAGGTTCGAGTTCTCGAAGTTTCTCCAACAGGTCCTTGTTTGCCACGCGGTGCCGAGTCGTTCCATTCTGAAGGGCCTTGAACTCGGAAGGATAGCCAGGCGCGCTCCTCACTCCGTTATAGACGTTCTTCAGTCCATGGCCATCCCCCACCGCCGAGGCGGCTGCGTCAGAGCCCGTCTCACCACTCCAAGCGGTTGCGACAACAGCTCCTGGCGCGAGCCCCACTGTCAGCGCGCCATTCGCCAGTGAGACGGAGCGGACCCCGCCCGACAGCGCCGCGGACATCTGGACGCCCGCGTTCGTCTCCATCGCTAGTGCCGCACGAGCGAATCCCGGAAGCATGGGGCCCTTGGACGCGATGTTCGCGGCTCCACCCCCCAAGGCCATGGTCAGAGCCAGGATGAGGACACGTGCACCATTGGCCCCCATCACCTCCCCAAAGCGCTGCCCCGCGTCCTGCAACTCCCCGAAGGACACCGCCCGTTCCGAGTCCACGGAAAGGCGTCTCCACCCCTCCACGAGATTCACGAACGCATCCACCCCGATGTACGCGATGACGTAAGTCGTCAGGGCAATCGCCACGAGCTTGGTCACGGGCTCTGGCGCCACGACCAGGAACATGTAGGCCGCCATTGCCGACGAGAGCATCAGCTTGAGGGTCAGTGGATTGACGACGTCCTTCACCACGTCCTGTACGCCGCCCCACACACCATCCCAAGCAAACGACATCGCCATCTTCCGTCGGGCACTCTCATCCAGGAGGCTGAAGCCTCCGTCCCTTCGCGGAGACTCCCACGAGGCCCGCTGGAGTCCTACCGTCCTCTCGGCATCCGTCCTCACCGAGAAATGCATCTCCAGGAGGAGTTGGACCAAGGCCCGCTCAAACTCGGGCCCACGAATCTCGATGGGGGCAACCCTCGAGGAAGGGGAATGCACAAGAGGGACACCCTCGCCTGTATCGAGGTGAACCCCCCGCGACGTTGCGCAACCCACTCCAAGAAGCCCAAAACACAGGATGGCGACCCGCATCAGTAACATCACGGCCTCCGGGGCATCCCTCAATCTCAGGGTGCGCGAGGGACGGACTATCAGCAGGGTCCGACTGTGTGGGGCTGACGACCCTTGCCCCACATCATGAGACCTCCGGCCACAAACGTGCTGCTTCAGTGCGGCGCGGGCACCGGCCATTGACCGGTGTCTTCTCGTGGACTGACCTCTCGGGGTTCCGGAACCCTTCGCGTGCCTCCGCTCGCGACGCGCTCCAGCGCGGACTCCGTGAAGACACTCAGCCCCAGCTCCGGCCGGTAGCCGTGGACCTCCTTCACGTCGAGCTTCGTCATGAACTCCACGATGCCCGGGCTCACCTCCTGCCCCGGCACCAGGATGGGGAACCCCGGCGGATATGGCACCACGAAGCGCGTCGACACCAACGGACGCCCTGACTCCAACTCCTCCGCCGCTTCGTTCAGGGGCACGAACTCACAATTCTCCTCCTGATACGCCAGGAAGAACGCGCTCCTCAAATCCCCCTCCCCCACGCTCCCCGTCGGCTGGAACGCGGGATGAAACCCACTGAAGTCCGGCAGCGGCGGCAGCTCGTCCGTGATGGACCGCACCTTCGCCTCGAACAACTTCCGCTCCACCCCCGTCGCCTGCGACAACATCAACTCCAGCCGCTCCACCTCCTGCCGCAACCCATCCAACAGGAACGACAGCGACCCCCACGTCACGCCGATCGTCGCGTTCAACAACACCGTGTTGATGGACGTGTGATTCACCTGGATGCCCAACCGCTCCATCAACACCTTGCCCCGGAACTCGAAGCCGTTGCGCCCCGTGAGCGCCGTGAAGAGCGTCATCCGCGTGGGGTCCAACACGAACTCGTCCTGACTCCACGCGCGCGTCAAATCCTCCACCCCCGCGGCCCCCGGCCCCACGTAGCGGTTCAACCCCGACTCACGGAACACCTTCGGCACCATCTGCTCCGCATCCAGCAGCCGCAGATACCGATGCAGCATCGGGTCCTCCCGCAACCGCTCCCGCATCCGCATCGACAACTGGTAGGCCTCCTTCACCATCGCGAAGCCCTCCAGGTCCATCTGCCGCCGCGCCAGGTCCAACGACGCCACCAACTGATGGTTCGGCGACGTGGTGATATGCGTGAAGTACGCCTCCGTCAGCGGCGCAATCGCACGCCGCTCGAAGTCCTCATCCCAGACATGCAACATCGAGCTCTGCCGGAACGCCGACAGCGATTTGTGCGTGGACTGCGTCGCATACACACGCAGCCGCACCTTGTCCGGGTCCACCATCAGCCGGTCCTCCAGCGCCCGAGCCCCCACCACCGGGTCCCCATCCCCCCGGCGCGCACGCCATGCCCGATACTGCTCCCGGTACGCGCGGCTCCGCAGCCGCTCCGCCAACCGCTTCGCCGCCGACATCGCCGTGCGCTGCCGCGCCAACGGCATGAACGTCGCGAACGCGAACCACGCCTCATCCCAGAGGAACGCCAGGTCCGGCTTGATGGCCAGCAACTCCTCCATCACCCGCTCCGGGTGATACACCAGCCCGTCGAACGTGCAGTTGGTCAACACCACCAGCTTCACCTTGTCCAACCGCCCCGCCGCCTTCAGCTCCAGCAACTTCGCCTTGAGCGTGCTCAACGCCACCCCACCGTAGATGGCGTACTCCCGCACCGGATACGCATCCAGATACAGCGGATGCGCCCCCGAGAGCATCAGCCCATAGTGGTTCGACTTGTGGCAGTTGCGGTCGATGAGCACCACATCCCCAGGCTGCAACAACGTCTGGTGGACAATCTTGTTCGCCGTCGACGTGCCATTGGTGACGAAGAACGTATGCCGCGCGCCAAACGTCCGCGCCGCCATCTCCTGCGCTTCCTTGATGGACCCCGTGGGCTCCAACAACGAGTCCAATCCCCCCGCCGTGGAGGACGACTCGGCCATGAAGAGGTTGGGCCCGTAGAACTCCCCCATGTCCCTCAACCATCGCGAGTTGAAGACCGAGTGTCCTCGAGCAA from Myxococcus stipitatus carries:
- a CDS encoding PAS domain S-box protein — encoded protein: MTAVRRSGSSHPLDRVLDWLVPAVSLFAILVATSTLLGWAMASERAVRIVSSPGAGIMMPNTALALICTAAALWLLSERPVSRLRRWVGWSIASLVLLVGLVVVAEYVGGQVAPGINQLLFPRTVAELSPRTPGRPSPMTAVNLCLMGASLLLLHVRTRSGWYPARLLAMAVALIAAQALIGYVYLEEFPHDPPPGLSAFGPFTAMAVHTALLFLLLALGVLSVHPQLGLLGVLRRQDAGGLMARRLLPAAIVAPLLVWGVKLFSERMGLKGAPFSTSIFALLTVAAFLGILVRSANALSRMDLRQREVEQSLRVSEARFSSIVNNAADAILTIDEQKRITLFNASAERIFGYSANEALGRPLGLFIQEPRVLLEVTAGSRGRVGEERRRLAGRRKNGEVFPAEATLGDVRVDGMRQQAVILRDISARVRAEEARRNREELFRTAFEHTPIGSSLVAIDGHLLMVNDALCAMVGYSREELLARTFQDITHPEDLEMDLGFVKRLLDGELDTYQLEKRYIHKQGHTVDVLLTASLVRDSRGKPLHFISQIQDISERKRLELDLQLLAEAGPRLASSLDPTTTLSTVSRLLVPTLSDFCILTMLDESGQALRRECLASTPEKTRLLEALFEAYPHAPFRRGHLLAEVFQTGHSLLLNEVPLKLLESSAEDARHLEMMLRLAPLSMIVVPLSARGHTVGVVALGMSESGRRYGPRDLALVEEVARRAALAIDNSTLHSQSEQATHLRDEVLRIVAHDLRSPLNVIALSTGTMMKRTPEERAADSRPLVSIQKAVGRATALIQDLMDVARMQGGKLNVERRPEPTEALLQDALELHRALADARSIHLRLEIAPGVPAVFVDKDRVLQLFSNLLGNALKFTPMGGLVTLRAEPWRGMVRCAVSDTGPGIPAENMPHLFEPFWQAESRSKEGAGLGLTIVKGITDAHGGQVWVESRPGLGTTFYVALPVAREAASTLDWHV
- a CDS encoding aminotransferase class I/II-fold pyridoxal phosphate-dependent enzyme, whose product is MPEPMTSLEAGVQAHLLSAVFNPEQVRLDVWNRLREEMSRLEARHGEGQVSAAHVEQVLALFAEVHPIERLFVFPGEARLQRLADMARRHDVEELAEEVRRLVALLSLHQDRAALLESEGGISRAGVVEMEGPHYFTTLVVDDMSAEDFARVRRGILDAQRGEKQFVHEMLQVRSVEDALVAVLVNNDVQVCVVRQDLPLRSRAPVKQLRAVLEPIIAEAERTGEEASVVLARWVRRLRPHLNVYLITDESLVGREMHTERLFDRVFYRYESPLELNVTVVDGVRARYRTPFFDALKQYASRPIGNFHALPIARGHSVFNSRWLRDMGEFYGPNLFMAESSSTAGGLDSLLEPTGSIKEAQEMAARTFGARHTFFVTNGTSTANKIVHQTLLQPGDVVLIDRNCHKSNHYGLMLSGAHPLYLDAYPVREYAIYGGVALSTLKAKLLELKAAGRLDKVKLVVLTNCTFDGLVYHPERVMEELLAIKPDLAFLWDEAWFAFATFMPLARQRTAMSAAKRLAERLRSRAYREQYRAWRARRGDGDPVVGARALEDRLMVDPDKVRLRVYATQSTHKSLSAFRQSSMLHVWDEDFERRAIAPLTEAYFTHITTSPNHQLVASLDLARRQMDLEGFAMVKEAYQLSMRMRERLREDPMLHRYLRLLDAEQMVPKVFRESGLNRYVGPGAAGVEDLTRAWSQDEFVLDPTRMTLFTALTGRNGFEFRGKVLMERLGIQVNHTSINTVLLNATIGVTWGSLSFLLDGLRQEVERLELMLSQATGVERKLFEAKVRSITDELPPLPDFSGFHPAFQPTGSVGEGDLRSAFFLAYQEENCEFVPLNEAAEELESGRPLVSTRFVVPYPPGFPILVPGQEVSPGIVEFMTKLDVKEVHGYRPELGLSVFTESALERVASGGTRRVPEPREVSPREDTGQWPVPAPH
- a CDS encoding DUF3969 family protein, which gives rise to MSESMPHRLASHESLWLRAEGLIDSQRLVAIAALGLCHALAQGAVTPTYACHQLFGPALLSRLATLKAHPELRHAIHLASEFEDVADVAPAKLASAIAEVQGILLGFLLTLAPSEAAVEKWLVPLPDHQA